The proteins below come from a single Candida albicans SC5314 chromosome 7, complete sequence genomic window:
- a CDS encoding uncharacterized protein (Protein of unknown function; induced during chlamydospore formation in both C. albicans and C. dubliniensis; Hap43-induced gene; Spider biofilm induced; F-12/CO2 early biofilm induced), which translates to MIMDSKLAFILFLIKMFILIEMIIQEFFTKSLEEDYDDDYDDDEQFDEKFNNNNNIADNENCPDIIHDEEKSLIYNTMTKQYESRPTIMTLKKKKKSRTSIWGISLQEFIFFIICFIMIIFDWIVIYTNA; encoded by the coding sequence ATGATCATGGATTCAAAATTGGCATTTATATTATTCTTAATCAAGATGTTTATCCTTATAGAAATGATTATTCAAGAATTCTTCACCAAGAGCCTCGAAGAagattatgatgatgattatgatgatgatgaacaatttgatgagaaatttaataataataataatattgcagataatgaaaattgtCCTGATATAATAcatgatgaagaaaaatcacTTATATATAATACTATGACAAAACAATATGAATCAAGACCTACAATAATGActttgaagaagaagaagaagagtaGGACATCAATTTGGGGGATTTCATTAcaagaatttattttcttcataatttgttttataatGATTATATTTGATTGGATTGTCATTTATACCAATGCATAA
- a CDS encoding uncharacterized protein (Ortholog(s) have transcription factor activity, RNA polymerase I upstream control element sequence-specific binding activity and role in chromatin organization, transcription of nuclear large rRNA transcript from RNA polymerase I promoter), with amino-acid sequence MIKMKTNEDKLITNDNLIESVPSNSNTNSNTNNRSNNDKPPRFKPSRKFLGNTKYLQFYNQFVQEFFTKCPKFSDLTSSIITTNGEIYNLPKRKKHNSRGRPRKNQNQNPQQNDFLNDDDDGNDIGGTLWTWQEKEIFFNLLNKYKTITAILNNQQDWLAFLPKKSMIQIITYYELLKNNYKTLQRQQQKQQQQQRQRQKRYRKNKKGKSKKRHEDGDGESSLLSYRDIPIAYEMSPYFQNFEQLQSDLITKRENNKLLTHVNKNKIFRQYKSLMKQINENDDQEIIEELESTTTTAATATTTTPTNIVSMNKDSIIDMIKLQEIFKCQISIDSLILFEKLSLLLIKKILLNLILFITPKENSEGIIMVKQSDIWKAIEKLNYNPRKTLQFFKILRRDTIRSRRDTKNEENTDQEEEEEQQQQQQIEDVSGYISPFDNPIIHSGKHKKRHLKNNDSISNSSNKEITIDAIIKRQQNNISSNDNNNNNNNNNNNNNAQQKEDEEELEDINKQNNDHDHDQYLEQYLNILETKNLNEFDYINSKMYERGLVEMLMPEKKDDDGKEFIEQDETIAEYWIYENQNIKGGEEEEEEEEGLPIESDSEEEEGEVIDAEVEAEAELSEIQEQAQEQEETLNETNYQDEELLYIDPELFDSDYMNNNNNNNNKSTDNLSSDLVVKPSSTQSIDKEVLPNKDTKTKDKHTLITIIGGEDEIEQMTISQLKKLLPIPRKSKSSDTTSTSTSTSSGSGGITKKYSNKSITKKLNKLNQQFAQY; translated from the coding sequence ATgatcaaaatgaaaaccaACGaagataaattaataacaaATGACAATCTAATAGAGAGTGTGCCGTCCAATAGCAATACCAATAGCAATACCAATAATAGATCTAACAATGATAAACCACCCCGATTCAAACCAAGTCGTAAATTTCTAGGcaatacaaaatatttacaattttataatcaatttgttcaagaatttttcaCTAAATGTCCCAAATTTTCTGATTTAACATCACtgataataacaacaaatgGGGAGATATATAATTTACCTAAACGAAAGAAACATAATTCTAGAGGACGTCCAagaaagaatcaaaatcaaaacccACAACAAAATGATTTCttgaatgatgatgatgatggtaaTGATATTGGTGGAACTTTATGGACATggcaagaaaaagagatttttttcaatttattaaataaatataaaactatTACTGCCatattaaataatcaacaagatTGGTTAGCATTTTTACCGAAGAAATCCATGATACAAATCATAACTTATTatgaattattgaaaaataattataaaactttacaacgacaacaacaaaaacaacaacaacaacaaagacaAAGACAAAAACGATATCGAAAGAATAAAAAGGGTAAATCCAAAAAGAGGCATGAAGATGGAGATGGAGAGTCATCTTTGTTGAGTTATCGAGATATACCAATAGCTTATGAAATGTCAccatattttcaaaattttgaaCAATTACAAAGTGATTTAATCACTAAAAGAgagaataataaattattaactcatgttaataaaaataaaatatttcgacaatataaatcattaatgaaacaaattaatgaaaatgatgatcaagaaataattgaagaattagagtcaaccaccaccaccgccgccaccgccaccaccactacaCCAACAAATATAGTTTCAATGAATAAggattcaataattgatatgattaaattacaagaaatttttaaatgtcaaatatcaatagattcattaattttatttgaaaaattactgttattattaataaaaaaaatcttacttaatttaatattatttattactCCTAAAGAAAATCTGGAAGGAATCATAATGGTGAAACAACTGGATATTTGGAAAgctattgaaaaattgaattataatCCTCGAAAAACtttacaatttttcaaaattcttAGACGTGATACAATACGTAGTAGGAGAGATActaaaaatgaagaaaacacagatcaagaagaagaagaagaacaacaacaacaacaacaaattgaagatgTTAGTGGTTATATTTCACCATTTGATAATCCAATAATACATTCGGGTAAACATAAGAAACGACATCTAAAAAacaatgattcaatttcaaactcatcaaataaagaaataacTATTGATGCAATAATTAAGagacaacaaaataatatatcatcaaatgataacaataacaacaacaacaacaacaacaacaacaacaatgccCAACAAAAGGAGGATGAGGAAGAACTTGAAgatataaacaaacaaaataatgatCATGATCACGATCAATATCTTGaacaatatttgaatattttagaaacgaaaaatttaaatgaatttgattatattaATTCTAAAATGTATGAACGAGGATTAGTTGAAATGTTAATGCCGGAAAAGAAAGACGATGATGGTAAAGAATTTATAGAACAAGATGAAACAATTGCTGAATATTGGATAtatgaaaatcaaaacatcaagggaggagaagaagaagaagaagaagaagaaggattACCAATAGAATCTGATTCAGAGGAGGAAGAAGGAGAAGTGATAGACGCAGAAGTAGAAGCAGAAGCAGAATTGAGTGAGATTCAAGAACAGGcacaagaacaagaagaaacttTAAATGAAACTAATTATCAAGATGAAGAACTATTATATATCGATCCAGAACTTTTTGATTCAGATTatatgaataataataataataataataataagagTACCGACAATCTTTCATCGGATCTAGTGGTCAAACCATCATCAActcaatcaattgacaaAGAAGTTCTACCTAATAAAGATACTAAAACTAAAGATAAACATACTCTAATAACGATAATAGGAggtgaagatgaaattgaacaaatgaCAATAtcacaattgaaaaaattattaccaaTTCCCAGAAAATCAAAGAGTAGTGATacaacttcaacttcaacttcaacttctagtggtagtggtggtattactaaaaaatattcaaataaatccattactaaaaaattaaataaattaaatcaacaatttgcccaatattaa
- the NBP2 gene encoding Nbp2p (Protein containing an SH3 domain; involved in vacuolar fusion in hyphae; mutants form multiple germ tubes; Spider biofilm induced), protein MTSHFPPNTKIKDFGYPETHPFHIGNYLLKSNGSISSSPTSSTTSSSASSSSTTSSSAFISNKHGNHHHHHHHHHLPNNYMTNSSQFISSNDYNNTNNINDDDDDDDDNDNDDDIIDDDYDQDEINCKARAIFDFSAENDNEISLIEGQIIWISYRHGQGWLVAEDPISGENGLVPEEYVEIMQNLDNKNKKKHKNKSININGDYQEFGHQYGNASNNQDEDVPKRFLPEIFNDHIHQDDDDDNVDCDSEWVDTDYEEEEEEEEEEEEEEEAEEEQEQEKQQPQEGKEEPKMEIAKLEQPVNKESEINGETITTTTATITTTTTTTIEKINAIEKKLNDVEI, encoded by the coding sequence atgaCAAGTCATTTCCCACcaaatacaaaaataaaagatttTGGATATCCCGAAACTCATCCATTTCATATTGGTAATTATCTTTTAAAATCTAATGgttcaatatcatcatctcctacatcatcaacaacatcatcctctgcatcatcatcatcaactaCTTCATCTTCAGCATTCATATCAAATAAACATGGaaatcatcaccatcaccatcaccatcaccatctACCCAATAATTATATGACAAATTCTTCCCAATTTATACTGTCCAatgattataataatactaataatatcaatgacgatgacgacgatgacgatgataatgataatgatgatgacattATAGATGACGATTATGATcaagatgaaattaattgtaAAGCAAGAgcaatatttgatttttctgCCGagaatgataatgaaatatcattaattgaagGACAAATCATTTGGATTAGTTATCGTCATGGTCAAGGTTGGTTAGTTGCTGAAGATCCTATACTGGGAGAAAATGGATTAGTCCCAGAAGAATATGTTGAAATTATGCAAAATCTTGATAATAAGAATAAGAAGAAACATAAGAATAAGAGTATAAATATTAATGGTGATTATCAAGAATTTGGTCATCAATATGGAAATGCAAGTAACAatcaagatgaagatgTTCCAAAAAGGTTTTTACCAGAAATATTTAATGACCATATACAccaagatgatgatgatgataatgtgGATTGTGATAGTGAATGGGTAGATACTGAttatgaagaagaagaagaagaagaagaagaagaagaagaagaagaagaagcagaGGAAGAGCAGGAGCAGGAAAAGCAGCAACCACaagaaggaaaagaagaacCAAAAATGGAGATAGCGAAACTTGAACAACCAGTCAATAAAGAAAGTGAAATCAATGGtgaaacaataacaacaactactgCAACAATtactacaacaaccacTACAACGATTGAAAAGATCAATGctattgaaaagaaattaaatgatgttgaaatatga
- the GIR2 gene encoding Gir2p (Ortholog of S. cerevisiae Gir2; transposon mutation affects filamentous growth), whose protein sequence is MDPIEEQAQEIEVLQSIYPDELTLINNTHFIIRIDLDTPSKRKHSLNLIVKYPPTYPEVIPQLSIELAESPEDKDNYDNGDSDEGDSDDDDDDDENADLKLALNMAETIEFDPKTDLNDTLMNKLLEESELNLGIPMIFNLITILKEESENLFNEKLNIKQCEFDEQQKIKELNEQKKFHGTKVTKQSWLNWRNNFRKEMKYELYDKQRFENMHKGKLTGKQIFEKGLANQNDDDEEEEGENQTIQEQEKDIVDGIKRL, encoded by the coding sequence ATGGATCCAATAGAAGAACAAGCTCAAGAGATTGAAGTattacaatcaatttatccTGATGAATTGactttaattaataatactCATTTCATCATTCGAATAGATTTAGATACACCATCAAAAAGGAAACAtagtttgaatttaattgttAAATATCCTCCTACTTATCCTGAAGTAATTCCTCAATTATCTATAGAATTAGCTGAATCTCCAGAAGATAAAGACAACTATGATAACGGTGACAGTGATGAAGGTGACAgtgatgacgatgacgatgacgatgaaAATGCAGATTTAAAATTAGCATTAAATATGGCCGAAACCATTGAATTTGATCCTAAAACTGATCTTAATGATACattaatgaataaattattagaagaaagTGAATTAAATTTAGGTATACCaatgattttcaatttaatcaccattttaaaagaagaactggaaaatttattcaatgaaaaattaaacattAAACAATGTGAATTTGatgaacaacaaaaaattaaagaattaaatgaacaaaaaaaatttcatggTACTAAAGTTACTAAACAACTGTGGTTAAATTGGAGAAATAATTTCcgaaaagaaatgaaatatgaattatatgataaacaaagatttgaaaatatgcATAAAGGGAAATTAACTGGgaaacaaatatttgaaaaaggtTTAGCTAATcaaaatgatgatgatgaagaagaagaaggagaGAATCAGACTATTCAAGAACAAGAGAaagatattgttgatggGATTAAAAGACTATAa
- a CDS encoding uncharacterized protein (Protein of unknown function; transcript induced by benomyl or in azole-resistant strain overexpressing MDR1; Ssn6 colony morphology-related regulation; induced by NO; Hap43-repressed; rat catheter and flow model biofilm induced): MSSSQPQMSFAQTYILASKVRSKLTREAQSPKSSLRNLVVQANMLDNIMDYISDETKRRTSEKLTSKTNTQKSSSGYLSPESSMVQFAPTPVRQAYKTSITEYEIDSDSSDDDEEEEEEDHEDDNEDDYFYEDGQNDYDDLDDYEDSVVMEQDELAAIKGVYYEEDQEEEEEDNLSETSSIYSNSSDSDLDSDSDEYYIYSDSDEIIEENNIAIEATIPRNFKSLSIVPPPSSTTSSTTSTTQSPLPSIVRSNSTPITITSLHTIDEQQEIEEEKQPELLLHENNQTIDWKLKNHNHPQSLYKNQNISLDQFF, encoded by the coding sequence ATGTCGCTGCTGCAACCTCAAATGTCTTTTGCTCAAACTTATATATTAGCCAGCAAAGTTAGATCCAAATTAACTAGAGAAGCTCAATCTCCTAAATCTTCATTAAGAAATTTGGTGGTTCAAGCTAATATGTTGGATAATATTATGGATTATATTAGTGATGAAACTAAAAGAAGAACTAGTGAAAAATTAACTTCCAAAACCAACACCCAGAAGAGTTCTAGTGGGTACCTTAGTCCTGAATCTTCAATGGTTCAATTTGCTCCAACTCCAGTTAGACAAGCTTATAAAACTTCAATTACTgaatatgaaattgataGTGATTCATccgatgatgatgaagaagaagaagaagaagatcatgaagatgataatgaagacGATTACTTTTATGAAGATGGTCAAAATGATTACGATGATcttgatgattatgaagaTTCTGTTGTTATGGAACAAGATGAATTAGCTGCCATTAAAGGTGTTTACTACGAAGAAgatcaagaagaagaagaagaagacaaTTTATCTGaaacttcatcaatttattcTAATTCATCAGATTCTGATTTAGATTCTGATTCTGATgaatattatatttattctGATTCCGATGAAatcattgaagaaaataatattgcCATAGAAGCTACTATTCCTAGAAATTTCAAGAGTTTATCGATTGTCccaccaccatcatcaacaacatcatcaacaacatcaacaacacaGTCGCCATTGCCATCAATTGTACGTTCTAATTCTACCCCAATCACCATAACATCATTGCATACAATTGatgaacaacaagaaattgaagaagaaaaacaaccagaattgttattacatgaaaataatcaaactatagattggaaattgaaaaatcataatcatcCACAAAGTttatataaaaatcaaaacatttCTTtagatcaatttttttaa